Proteins from a genomic interval of Chryseobacterium indologenes:
- a CDS encoding sigma-70 family RNA polymerase sigma factor, with translation MYDHYSGALYGVILRIVQSKEYTEEIIQDVFVKIWNSIHQYDAAKGRFYTWMINIARNTAIDYLKSKGFQNELKNQPLPDFVYNTTELSTTNQSSDYIGFNNVLEGLEIDKQELINLAYYQGYTQNEISEKLKIPLGTVKTKMRNALMKLKDLLKDYQ, from the coding sequence TTGTATGACCACTATTCCGGGGCATTATATGGTGTGATCCTTCGAATTGTTCAGTCTAAAGAATACACTGAAGAAATCATTCAGGATGTTTTTGTAAAAATCTGGAATTCCATTCACCAGTATGATGCTGCCAAAGGCAGATTTTATACCTGGATGATCAATATTGCCCGCAATACCGCCATCGATTATTTAAAATCAAAAGGTTTTCAGAACGAATTGAAGAACCAACCGCTTCCGGATTTCGTATATAATACCACAGAGCTTTCTACCACCAACCAATCATCCGACTATATCGGATTTAATAATGTGCTTGAAGGACTGGAAATTGATAAACAGGAACTTATCAATCTGGCTTATTATCAGGGATATACCCAAAACGAAATATCCGAAAAACTGAAGATACCGCTGGGAACGGTAAAAACGAAAATGCGGAATGCATTGATGAAATTAAAAGATTTGCTTAAAGATTATCAATAA